Within the Thermanaeromonas toyohensis ToBE genome, the region CTTTCTAGCTCAGCTAGGAGTGGCCGCACCCGACCACCCTCTACTTCCCCTACCAATAAACGTACAGAATTGGAGCCTATATCCAGGGCACCATAAATGGGCATCCCTTCGCCTTCCTTTTTCCTTGTGATTTACCTAGCCTAAACCTTACGAAGCTTTCTCCTATTTTCTAATCCACGTTTACCGGTAGCATATATCGGCGCCCAATCCCTGGAATTTCTCCACCAGGTTCTCGTAACCCCGGTGTATATGGTGGATACAGCTTATTTCCGTTTCGCCCTCGGCTATGAGCCCAGCTATAACCAGGGCAGCTCCGGCGCGCAGATCGGTGGCTTTTACTGCTGCACCAGTTATTTTTTCTGTTCCTTTGACTACAGCGCAGTGGCCTTCGATAACAATTTTAGCCCCCATGCGCTTTAACTCATGGACATGCATAAAGCGGTTTTCAAAGACAGTCTCTGTGATTACACTGGTACCTCGGGCTACTGTTAAAAGGGCCATAAACTGGGCCTGCATGTCCGTCGGGAAACCAGGGTAAGGCATGGTTTTTATATCCACAGCCTTAAGGGGAAGCTCACTCCGAACCCGCAGACCCCCGTTTTCCTCAATAAGAATAGCTCCTGCCTCAGTTAGTTTAGCCATCACTGCCTTAAGATGGGTGGGGATAACGTTTTCAATGAGAACGTCACCGCCTGTGGCAGCTGCAGCCACCATAAAGGTCCCGGCTTCAATACGGTCAGGGATAACAGCATGGGTAGTACCGTGGAGCTCCTTTACTCCTTCTATTTTAATAACCCGCGTACCAGCCCCCGTTACCCGGCCTCCCATGGCGTTAATGAAATTGGCCAGGTCTACAATCTCCGGCTCTCCTGCTGCATTCTCAATAGTGGTAACGCCTTGAGCCAGGGCGGCCGCCATCATTATATTTTCTGTAGCTCCTACACTAGGAAAATCGAGGTAAATTTGGGCCCCCTGTAAACGCCTAGCCCGGGCCTCCACCCAGCCATTTTTAACCTCGATTTCAGCACCTAAAGCCGCTAACCCCTTAAGATGCAGATCGATAGGGCGGGCACCGATGGCACATCCTCCAGGGAGGGCTATTTTTACCCTGCCTGTGCGGGCAAGTAAAGGCCCTAAGACCAAAAAAGAAGCCCTCATGCGGCGTACAAATTCATAAGGGGGCTCTATACCCTTTATCCCCTCGTTAATTATGGTCAAAGAGCCCTCCCCTGGAAACACCCGCATCCCCAATTCACTAACCACTCCACACATGGTATCCACATCGGCCAGGCGCGGGGTATCCTCCAGCCGGCATTCGCCTTCAGCCAGCAAACAAGCAGCTATAATGGGGAGCACAGCGTTCTTGGCTCCGCTTATAGTAACCCGGCCTTGTAACCGGGCTCCTCCTCTTACTATAATGCTCTCCAAGGTAGGCTATACCCCTTCTGTTAAGAAAAATTCACACCCATGATTATAGCATAGGCTCCTCAATATTCGCCAGCTAAAAGGGGCGAACCCAGGTAAAGGTAAGTTGTACCATCGGAGGCGTGAAAACGCAAAGCTACATTTAGGTTGGCCTTTTGACCAGCTACCTCCACCTTCTGGGGCAAGAGGGGCGAATAAGCGGTAATGCTTAATAATTCTTCCTCTTCCAGGCCTTCGATTTTACTGGCCTTTAGAATAGATAGGACCGACTGGACCTTTTCTTTCCGTTCTTCTAAAGAAAGGTAACCCGGTATCCGGCCAGTTAGCATATAAGTATACCGGGGTTCTGTTCGGCTATGTCCAAAAACCCTTGTCGCTCGTTCCTGCCATTCCTGTATCTGCGCCGCTACTCCTTTTCCTCCTATATTTCCTTCCCAGCTAAGGAGGAGATAGGTTTCCCCCTTACCACTTAAATCTTTTAAGCTTTGTACTGCTAAATATAAAAGTGTTCCTGGTTCTATCTTCCCCTCCCAGGATACAGACCGAAACCCAGGCTGGTTCTCCTTTTTCCAAGGCAAATCACCCTTTAGCCCTAGATCTTGTGCTGTTTCCCTGGCTTTTTTAAGTAGTTCTTCTAAGTCTAGAAAGGTTGGACTTAAAATACCCCAGGCCTCCAGTCTAACACTATCCCCTTGGGCACCCGCCACTTCCAGGGCACGGGCTAAAAGCTCAGGTACCTCTTTAGCTGTGACCGGGGTAAAATTCATTCCCGTAGCTCCATGTAGCTTGTTAAACCTTGCCGTTTCTCCTTTAGAAAGGAGTTTAGAAGTTAAGAAACCGCTTAAGATAAGGCTAAATATAAGGGCAAAACCTACCAGGCACCAAGTTTTCCTCTGACCCTCATTATGTATTCCCATATCCTTACCCCCTATAGAAGTTTATATCACCTCCTATTTTTGCCAGTCAAATGAGCTGTTAACCTGCAGGCTGGAGATAAAATGGAAAGGTAAAACCTAAAAATGGAAAAGAGCAAATTGAAGATAAAAAGAAAAACTTACGAAAGAAGATGGGAAAATATAATAAAGTAAACAAAAAGTGGTGGCGGGACTAATAATTAAACGGGACTAATAATTAAAGAAGAACTAGGGGGTAAGGAAGAAGCTTAAAATGCTAATTTAAGGTGCTAGGTCTTAATATGAGGCTTAATTAAGTTGGCCCGCAGCCTTAAGGCGGGCTATAGCCCGTTTTAAAGCGCTCTCCGCCCGCGCTATATCTAAGCCTGGGGGACGTTCCTTAAGCCTCTGTTCAGCCCTCTCCTTAGCTCGCCACGCCCTCTCCACATCGATCTCCTCTGCCTTTTCCGCAGTGTCCGCAAGAAGAAGTACCTGATCACCGGTTATTTCCACAAGCCCACCGCTTACGGCCAAGCGTTTCTCCTCCCCCCGGTAGCGATAAAAGACTACACCGGGTGTAAGGTGGGTAACCAAAGGAGCATGACCAGGTAACACCCCCAGATAACCGAGGGCCCCGGGTAGAATTAAACTATCTACCTGGGTAGACAAAACAATCCTTTCTGGGGTGACTACTTCCAACCGTAGGGTCCGGCCACTGGTCCCTTTTCCTTCCTCCACCATGGCCGTTAACCTCCCTCTTGCCTAATGTTATTTACATCATTTCTTTAGCCTTCTCTACTGCTTCATCAATGGTCCCCACCATGTAGAAAGCTTGCTCAGGGAGATGGTCATGACGGCCTTCCAGAATCTCTTTAAAGCCCCGGATGGTTTCCTTCAAGGGCACATATACCCCCGGCCGACCGGTGAAGGCCTCAGCTACATGGAAGGGCTGGGAGAGAAAACGTTGGATTTTCCGCGCCCGGGCTACGATCAGTTTATCTTCTTCCGACAACTCATCCATACCCAAGATAGCTATGATATCCTGCAGTTCCTTATAACGTTGCAAAACCCGCTGCACTCCTCGCGCCACCTGATAATGCTCTTCCCCGACTATCCTGGGATCTAAAATACGGGAAGTAGAATCCAAAGGATCTACAGCAGGGTATATACCTAACTCGGCTATCTGCCGGGAAAGCACAGTCGTGGCATCCAGGTGGGCGAAGGTAGTAGCCGGAGCAGGATCCGTCAAGTCGTCAGCGGGAACGTAAATAGCCTGCACCGAAGTAATGGAGCCCTTCTTGGTGGAAGTAATCCGCTCCTGCAAAGCGCCCATTTCCGTAGCTAAAGTAGGTTGGTAACCTACGGCCGAAGGCATTCTCCCCAGCAGGGCTGAAACCTCTGAACCGGCCTGGACAAAGCGGAAGATATTATCAATGAACAGGAGTACGTCCTGGCCTTCGGCATCCCGGAAGTACTCAGCCATAGTCAGCCCTGTTAAGCCCACCCGGAGGCGAGCCCCTGGTGGTTCATTCATCTGCCCAAAAACGAGGACCGTCTTGTCTAAAACGCCAGCCGCTTTCATCTCCAGCCACAGGTCATTCCCCTCGCGGGTACGCTCCCCTACTCCAGCGAATACAGAAAAACCGCCATGCTCATAAGCAATATTACGGATGAGTTCCATGATAATAACTGTCTTGCCCACCCCAGCTCCTCCGAACAGGCCGATCTTTCCGCCTTTAGGATAGGGAGCTAGCAAATCTACTACTTTAATCCCTGTCTCCAGGATCTCGGTGGAAGGTTCCTGCTCTTCAAAGGAGGGAGCTGGCCGGTGGATGGGCAAGCGTTCCGTAGCTTCCACCGGACCTAAGTTGTCGATGGGTTCACCCAATACGTTAAAAATGCGCCCGAGGGTGCCTCGGCCCACAGGTACAGTTATAGGTCCACCTGTATCAATAGCCGTCATACCTCGCTGGAGGCCATCGGTGGAAGCCAAAGCCACGCAGCGCACCGTATTGTTACCCAAGTGCTGCATGGCCTCCATGGTAAGGTTGATCCGGCCATCCTCGGTTTTAATAACAATAGCATTAAGCAGATCAGGTAGGTGATTAGGGAACTCTACATCTACCACCGGGCCAATAACCTGCACTACACGACCGATATTCAAAGGATTCACCCCCAAATTCTTCTCCATCAATCAGTACAGCTAGCCCTATAAATTATCTTAAGGCTTCAGCCCCGGCCACTACTTCCAAAATCTCCCTGGTGATGGCCGCCTGACGGGCACGGTTAAAGGACAGGGTGAGTTTTTCTATCATTTCGGCTGCATTCTCCGTAGCATTGTCCATAGCCGTCATCCGGGCTCCGTGCTCGCTGGCTTTAGCTTCTAAAAGAGCCCGGTATACCTCAATCTCTACATAGCGGGGAAGGAGCTCGGCCAGTAAGAGCTCGCGAGCTGGCTCATACAGGTATTCCAGGGCCCGAGGGGTTTCATCAGCTGGAGGAGAGATAGGTAAAAGCTTCACTACCTGGGGAACCTGTCTTAAAGCAGAGTAAAACCGGCTATAGATAAGGTGGATCTCATCGAGGGCACCTTCCAGGAATAGACGCTCTAGCTCCCGGGCTAACTTGCGAGCGAAGAGAAAATCAGGCACATCTTCTACCCCTGTATACTCGGCTAGGATCTCCACCCCTCGGCGCCGGAAGAAATCCCGCCCTTTACGCCCTACCGTAATAAGGGCGCAAGCTCTATTTTCCTTTTCCAGGCGTTCCTGGGCCAGGCGTATAAGGTTGGCATTATAGCCGCCGGCTAGCCCC harbors:
- the atpD gene encoding F0F1 ATP synthase subunit beta, coding for MEKNLGVNPLNIGRVVQVIGPVVDVEFPNHLPDLLNAIVIKTEDGRINLTMEAMQHLGNNTVRCVALASTDGLQRGMTAIDTGGPITVPVGRGTLGRIFNVLGEPIDNLGPVEATERLPIHRPAPSFEEQEPSTEILETGIKVVDLLAPYPKGGKIGLFGGAGVGKTVIIMELIRNIAYEHGGFSVFAGVGERTREGNDLWLEMKAAGVLDKTVLVFGQMNEPPGARLRVGLTGLTMAEYFRDAEGQDVLLFIDNIFRFVQAGSEVSALLGRMPSAVGYQPTLATEMGALQERITSTKKGSITSVQAIYVPADDLTDPAPATTFAHLDATTVLSRQIAELGIYPAVDPLDSTSRILDPRIVGEEHYQVARGVQRVLQRYKELQDIIAILGMDELSEEDKLIVARARKIQRFLSQPFHVAEAFTGRPGVYVPLKETIRGFKEILEGRHDHLPEQAFYMVGTIDEAVEKAKEMM
- a CDS encoding F0F1 ATP synthase subunit epsilon; translation: MVEEGKGTSGRTLRLEVVTPERIVLSTQVDSLILPGALGYLGVLPGHAPLVTHLTPGVVFYRYRGEEKRLAVSGGLVEITGDQVLLLADTAEKAEEIDVERAWRAKERAEQRLKERPPGLDIARAESALKRAIARLKAAGQLN
- a CDS encoding YwmB family TATA-box binding protein; its protein translation is MGIHNEGQRKTWCLVGFALIFSLILSGFLTSKLLSKGETARFNKLHGATGMNFTPVTAKEVPELLARALEVAGAQGDSVRLEAWGILSPTFLDLEELLKKARETAQDLGLKGDLPWKKENQPGFRSVSWEGKIEPGTLLYLAVQSLKDLSGKGETYLLLSWEGNIGGKGVAAQIQEWQERATRVFGHSRTEPRYTYMLTGRIPGYLSLEERKEKVQSVLSILKASKIEGLEEEELLSITAYSPLLPQKVEVAGQKANLNVALRFHASDGTTYLYLGSPLLAGEY
- the murA gene encoding UDP-N-acetylglucosamine 1-carboxyvinyltransferase, translating into MESIIVRGGARLQGRVTISGAKNAVLPIIAACLLAEGECRLEDTPRLADVDTMCGVVSELGMRVFPGEGSLTIINEGIKGIEPPYEFVRRMRASFLVLGPLLARTGRVKIALPGGCAIGARPIDLHLKGLAALGAEIEVKNGWVEARARRLQGAQIYLDFPSVGATENIMMAAALAQGVTTIENAAGEPEIVDLANFINAMGGRVTGAGTRVIKIEGVKELHGTTHAVIPDRIEAGTFMVAAAATGGDVLIENVIPTHLKAVMAKLTEAGAILIEENGGLRVRSELPLKAVDIKTMPYPGFPTDMQAQFMALLTVARGTSVITETVFENRFMHVHELKRMGAKIVIEGHCAVVKGTEKITGAAVKATDLRAGAALVIAGLIAEGETEISCIHHIHRGYENLVEKFQGLGADICYR
- the atpG gene encoding ATP synthase F1 subunit gamma; translated protein: MPTMRDLKRRIRSIKNTQQITKAMKMVAAAKLRKIQDKVTAGRPYGDKIRQVVGRLLASGEGGVQPLARKREVRKVGYCLITADRGLAGGYNANLIRLAQERLEKENRACALITVGRKGRDFFRRRGVEILAEYTGVEDVPDFLFARKLARELERLFLEGALDEIHLIYSRFYSALRQVPQVVKLLPISPPADETPRALEYLYEPARELLLAELLPRYVEIEVYRALLEAKASEHGARMTAMDNATENAAEMIEKLTLSFNRARQAAITREILEVVAGAEALR